A single Ponticoccus alexandrii DNA region contains:
- a CDS encoding aldehyde dehydrogenase (NADP(+)): MLDTSVFTPHGKHLIAGTWVSGETTFTSDPAHGTGYAFSVGTPALVDAACKAAEEAFWIYGSTSREARAAFLNAIADEIEARAEAITQIGTQETGLPEGRLQGERGRTMGQLRLFAEHILKGDYLDIRHDTALPDRQPLPRPDIKLVQRPIGPVAVFGASNFPLAFSTAGSDTAAALAAGCPVVVKGHGAHPGTGEIVAEAILAAIKKTGMPKGVFSLVQGGKRDVGQALVQHPLINAVGFTGSLGGGRALFDLCAQRAVPIPFFGELGSVNPMFLLPGAIKARGDALGTGWAGSLTMGAGQFCTNPGVAVVEAGSKGDAFVAAAAAALKGVAAQCMLTDGIAQAYEEGKSRFLGRPGVRPVLVSDSEGRNALPNLFETDAADYLRDHALGEEVFGPLGLVVRVSGAEEMEALARGFDGQLTVTLHMDEDDTALAQRMLPVLERKAGRVLVNGFPTGVEVCDAMVHGGPYPASTNFGATSVGTLSIRRFLRPVSYQNLPAALLPGDLS; the protein is encoded by the coding sequence ATGCTCGACACATCCGTCTTCACCCCTCATGGCAAGCATCTGATCGCCGGCACATGGGTCTCTGGCGAGACCACTTTCACGTCCGACCCGGCGCACGGAACGGGCTACGCGTTCTCGGTCGGTACTCCGGCGCTGGTCGATGCTGCCTGCAAGGCCGCTGAGGAAGCTTTCTGGATCTACGGCTCCACAAGCCGCGAGGCCCGCGCCGCGTTCCTCAATGCTATTGCCGATGAGATCGAGGCTCGCGCCGAGGCGATCACGCAGATCGGCACGCAGGAAACGGGCTTGCCAGAAGGCCGTCTGCAGGGTGAGCGTGGCCGTACCATGGGCCAGTTGCGTCTGTTTGCAGAGCACATTCTGAAAGGCGACTATCTCGACATACGCCACGACACGGCGCTGCCGGACCGCCAGCCACTGCCACGGCCCGACATAAAGCTGGTACAGCGTCCGATCGGCCCCGTCGCCGTGTTTGGCGCGTCGAATTTTCCGCTCGCCTTCTCCACCGCTGGAAGCGACACCGCCGCCGCTCTGGCGGCGGGCTGCCCGGTTGTGGTCAAAGGTCACGGCGCGCACCCCGGAACCGGGGAGATTGTCGCCGAGGCGATCCTTGCCGCGATCAAAAAGACCGGCATGCCCAAAGGGGTGTTCAGCCTTGTGCAGGGCGGCAAGCGCGACGTCGGTCAGGCGCTGGTGCAGCACCCGCTTATCAACGCAGTGGGGTTCACCGGATCGCTTGGCGGTGGGCGGGCCCTGTTCGACCTTTGCGCGCAGCGCGCGGTACCAATTCCTTTCTTCGGCGAGCTGGGTTCTGTGAACCCCATGTTCCTGCTGCCTGGGGCGATCAAAGCCCGTGGCGATGCCCTCGGGACCGGCTGGGCCGGATCGTTGACCATGGGCGCAGGGCAGTTCTGCACCAACCCCGGCGTCGCCGTTGTGGAAGCCGGTTCCAAGGGCGATGCTTTCGTAGCCGCCGCCGCCGCGGCGCTGAAAGGTGTGGCCGCCCAATGCATGTTGACCGATGGCATCGCGCAGGCATACGAGGAAGGAAAATCGCGTTTCCTCGGGCGCCCCGGGGTTAGGCCGGTGCTGGTCTCCGACAGCGAGGGACGCAACGCGCTGCCCAATCTCTTTGAAACCGACGCTGCTGACTATCTGCGGGACCATGCGCTCGGCGAAGAGGTGTTCGGCCCGCTTGGTCTCGTGGTGCGGGTGTCGGGGGCTGAGGAAATGGAAGCGCTGGCGCGCGGCTTCGACGGCCAGCTTACCGTCACGCTGCACATGGACGAGGACGACACTGCGCTGGCGCAACGCATGTTGCCGGTGCTCGAGCGCAAGGCGGGCCGGGTGCTGGTCAACGGCTTCCCGACCGGGGTCGAGGTTTGCGACGCGATGGTGCACGGCGGGCCGTACCCCGCCTCCACCAACTTCGGCGCAACCTCGGTTGGCACCTTGTCGATTCGCCGCTTCCTGCGTCCGGTGAGCTATCAGAACCTGCCCGCAGCGCTGCTGCCCGGTGATCTGAGCTAA
- the kdgD gene encoding 5-dehydro-4-deoxyglucarate dehydratase, with amino-acid sequence MDPQQIKHALGSGLLSFPVTPFDADNKFAAEPYRRHVEWLSGYDAPVLFAAGGTGEFFSLTPDEIPVIVKAAKESAGKTAIVSGCGYGTEIAKGIARATENAGGDGILLLPHYLIDAPQEGLFAHVKAVCNATGKGVMVYNRDNAVLQADTLARLCDECPNLVGFKDGTGDIGLVRQITAKMGDRLTYLGGMPTAELFAEAYLGAGFNTYSSAVFNFVPALANRFYAGLRAGDRATCEEILNSFFYPFMDLRSRRKGYAVSAVKAGVRLAGFDAGKVRAPLFDLTGEEEETLEALIDAHAE; translated from the coding sequence ATGGACCCACAACAGATCAAGCATGCGCTCGGCTCCGGCCTTCTGTCGTTTCCCGTCACGCCGTTCGACGCCGACAATAAGTTCGCCGCCGAGCCCTACCGTCGCCACGTCGAGTGGCTGTCGGGCTATGACGCACCGGTGCTCTTTGCCGCGGGCGGCACGGGAGAATTCTTTTCTCTGACACCCGACGAGATCCCCGTGATCGTTAAGGCGGCGAAGGAAAGCGCTGGCAAGACCGCGATCGTCTCGGGTTGCGGCTACGGCACCGAGATCGCCAAGGGCATCGCGCGTGCGACCGAGAATGCCGGCGGTGACGGCATCCTTCTGTTGCCACACTACCTGATCGACGCGCCACAAGAAGGGTTGTTCGCGCACGTCAAGGCGGTCTGCAACGCCACTGGCAAGGGCGTCATGGTCTACAACCGCGACAACGCGGTGCTGCAGGCCGACACCCTGGCGCGGCTGTGTGACGAATGTCCAAACCTCGTGGGCTTCAAGGACGGTACCGGTGACATCGGGCTGGTGCGCCAGATCACCGCCAAGATGGGTGACCGGCTGACCTATCTCGGCGGTATGCCGACAGCGGAACTGTTTGCAGAGGCCTATCTTGGCGCGGGCTTCAACACCTACAGCTCTGCGGTCTTCAACTTCGTTCCGGCGCTGGCCAACAGGTTCTATGCGGGGCTGCGCGCCGGAGACCGTGCCACATGCGAGGAGATCCTCAACAGCTTCTTCTACCCGTTCATGGACCTGCGCTCGCGGCGCAAAGGCTACGCCGTGTCGGCGGTGAAGGCCGGTGTGCGTCTGGCGGGCTTCGATGCGGGGAAAGTGCGTGCACCCCTGTTCGATCTGACGGGTGAAGAAGAAGAGACCCTCGAGGCATTGATCGACGCACACGCGGAATGA
- a CDS encoding GntR family transcriptional regulator — translation MVTSNRMSETISERLLAAIRRDIVLGDLAPGSRLRVDELSKRYGTSHIPVREALLQLAGERLVRLEPHKGAVLRTVTPKFVADIHDTRAAIESLLIRRATEKITSAEMEDLESLCEAHAAAATTGNDIALSETNKAFHRHIAQVADNPEASYILDQGWDLVISLRHRFAQAPERIADIVRQHRSIVAAVRARDIDQAVCAVQEHCDSARDDLLARM, via the coding sequence GTGGTCACTTCGAACCGCATGTCCGAAACGATCTCGGAACGCCTGCTGGCTGCCATTCGCCGCGACATCGTTTTGGGAGACCTGGCGCCGGGATCGCGTCTTCGGGTGGACGAGCTCAGCAAGCGCTACGGGACCAGCCACATCCCCGTGCGCGAGGCCCTGCTTCAGCTTGCGGGTGAGCGGCTTGTCAGGCTGGAACCGCACAAGGGCGCGGTACTGCGGACAGTCACGCCAAAATTCGTGGCCGACATTCACGACACCCGCGCCGCGATCGAAAGCCTGCTGATCCGGCGCGCGACCGAAAAGATCACCTCAGCAGAGATGGAAGACCTGGAAAGCCTGTGCGAGGCCCATGCCGCCGCCGCGACCACCGGCAATGACATTGCCCTGTCCGAAACGAACAAGGCGTTTCACCGCCATATCGCCCAGGTCGCGGACAATCCCGAAGCGTCATACATTCTGGATCAGGGGTGGGATCTGGTCATCAGCCTGCGCCACCGCTTCGCGCAAGCCCCCGAGCGGATCGCCGACATCGTGCGCCAGCATCGCAGCATCGTTGCAGCTGTCCGCGCGCGCGACATCGATCAGGCGGTCTGCGCTGTGCAGGAACATTGCGATTCCGCGCGCGACGATCTTCTGGCCCGGATGTAG
- a CDS encoding ABC transporter substrate-binding protein, giving the protein MPDSNIETPRDGAALLRRRRLLQLMAAGTTMALVPGVSAMRATAQTSAPKGGVLRVSAPFNPSSLDPVTSGAGSDHMILYSLYDTLVDFEPETLQPVPGLSTEWAFETPTRLVMTLREGVKFHDGTDFDAEAVKANLDRALTDPRSTAKGDLASVESVDVVETHVVAINLNRPDSALPLILADRPGMMASPTAFAEEGRNFDRTPVGTGPFSFVSWNDGDAIEMARFDGYWDEELPHLDGIVFRVITDLNTGLRSVIAGESDFVYRLNPQQKLVADRMGDKVVVRTSPTVANYHIVFNYAKPPLNDVRVRQAINYAVDREAFNQAALLGLGTVAQTMLPPGYWAHDEAHDGFFTHDPDKARALLAEAGYAEGLQLQYYSNADQSSQQRAEIIMEQLRQVGINCVLTTGSNSDMFQRFMVRGEGDAIMVNWTGRPDPVQCFLFVYGEQGANNPGKVPPPPEMAEAIAEAQAAVSQEDRKPAFSRIEKAALEHALSCEVAFVPAIEVHSPKVGGYQPSLLGKPKFNRLYIES; this is encoded by the coding sequence ATGCCCGACTCGAACATCGAAACACCACGTGACGGAGCCGCGCTGCTGCGCCGCCGCAGGCTGCTGCAGTTGATGGCGGCGGGAACGACGATGGCCTTGGTTCCGGGTGTCAGCGCGATGCGCGCAACAGCCCAGACCTCAGCGCCGAAGGGCGGTGTCCTGCGGGTTTCGGCGCCGTTCAACCCGTCGAGCCTTGATCCAGTCACCAGCGGCGCGGGATCGGATCACATGATCCTCTATTCGCTTTACGACACACTTGTGGATTTCGAACCCGAAACCTTGCAGCCAGTGCCGGGCCTGTCCACCGAATGGGCATTCGAGACGCCGACGCGGCTGGTGATGACCCTGCGCGAGGGCGTCAAATTCCATGATGGCACGGATTTTGACGCCGAAGCGGTGAAGGCCAATCTCGACCGCGCCCTGACCGATCCGCGCTCTACCGCAAAGGGCGACCTTGCTTCGGTCGAGTCGGTCGACGTGGTCGAGACGCATGTGGTCGCGATCAACCTCAACCGGCCCGACAGCGCGCTGCCTCTTATCCTTGCGGACCGTCCCGGCATGATGGCCTCGCCGACCGCCTTTGCCGAGGAGGGCCGAAACTTCGACCGGACCCCGGTCGGAACCGGACCGTTCTCTTTCGTCAGCTGGAACGATGGCGACGCGATCGAGATGGCGCGCTTTGACGGCTACTGGGACGAGGAGCTTCCGCATCTCGACGGGATCGTGTTTCGGGTAATCACCGATCTGAACACCGGACTGCGGTCGGTGATCGCGGGCGAGTCGGATTTTGTCTACCGGCTCAATCCGCAGCAGAAGCTCGTGGCCGACCGGATGGGCGACAAGGTGGTGGTGCGGACCTCGCCGACCGTGGCCAACTACCACATAGTTTTCAACTACGCAAAACCGCCGCTAAACGACGTGCGGGTGCGGCAGGCGATCAACTATGCCGTGGACCGGGAGGCGTTCAATCAGGCGGCCCTGCTGGGGCTTGGCACCGTGGCCCAGACCATGCTGCCGCCGGGATACTGGGCGCATGACGAAGCACATGACGGCTTCTTCACGCACGACCCCGACAAGGCCCGGGCCTTGCTGGCCGAGGCCGGATACGCGGAAGGTTTGCAGCTTCAGTATTACAGCAACGCGGATCAGTCCTCGCAGCAGCGCGCCGAGATCATCATGGAGCAGCTCCGGCAGGTCGGGATCAACTGCGTGCTGACCACCGGATCGAATTCGGACATGTTCCAGCGCTTCATGGTCCGGGGCGAAGGTGATGCGATCATGGTCAACTGGACTGGACGCCCTGACCCGGTCCAGTGCTTCCTGTTCGTCTATGGCGAGCAGGGCGCCAACAATCCCGGCAAGGTGCCGCCGCCGCCGGAAATGGCTGAGGCCATCGCGGAGGCGCAGGCCGCCGTCAGTCAGGAAGACCGCAAGCCGGCGTTTTCGCGGATCGAAAAGGCGGCGCTTGAGCATGCGCTGTCCTGCGAGGTCGCCTTCGTGCCCGCCATAGAGGTGCACAGCCCGAAAGTCGGCGGCTATCAGCCCAGCCTTCTGGGCAAGCCGAAATTCAACCGGCTCTATATCGAAAGCTGA
- a CDS encoding mandelate racemase/muconate lactonizing enzyme family protein yields the protein MKITGFKVLHAASGWRVTSFLKVETACGVVGWSEFSESVGTRGLSGTILALGERLIGHDPRLVERAAVELHTIVVPAWSGINQHAVAAIVNALLDIKGKDLGVPVHALFGGAVRDRLPLYWSHCATYRVRYPDSLGVPALSDFDQLQDAAAEAARRGFRSLKTNIMMLEGGRLANYRAGFGSTPGYPALNPVPEVFRVLDRQLEVMRAGAGPDMEIMLDANFNFRPEGYLQLIRAVRPHNLAWLELDCYDPDAVARMRLEAGFPIATGESLYARRSYRPFLEARAMDVAVVDVLWNGVLEGLKIAALADAHEVNVAPHNFYGHLADHISAHFAAMIPNLRIMEMDIDDVPWKGEFVTHQPVITEGHLMVPQRPGWGTDVDEAAVARHPVTW from the coding sequence ATGAAAATCACCGGGTTCAAAGTGCTGCACGCTGCCTCGGGCTGGCGTGTCACCTCCTTTCTGAAAGTCGAGACCGCCTGCGGGGTGGTCGGCTGGTCGGAATTTAGCGAAAGCGTGGGCACTCGTGGCCTGTCGGGGACCATCCTCGCGCTGGGGGAGCGGCTGATCGGGCATGATCCCCGGCTGGTCGAACGTGCGGCGGTCGAACTGCACACCATAGTCGTGCCGGCATGGAGCGGCATCAACCAGCATGCGGTTGCGGCGATCGTGAATGCGCTGCTTGACATCAAGGGCAAGGATCTGGGGGTTCCCGTGCACGCGCTGTTCGGCGGTGCGGTGCGTGACCGGCTGCCGCTTTACTGGTCGCATTGCGCGACCTACCGCGTCCGCTATCCCGACAGTTTGGGGGTTCCTGCGCTGTCCGATTTTGATCAGCTGCAGGATGCCGCCGCCGAGGCCGCGCGCCGCGGCTTTCGCTCGCTGAAAACGAACATCATGATGCTAGAGGGCGGGCGGCTGGCGAATTACCGGGCCGGGTTCGGGTCGACTCCCGGCTATCCTGCGCTCAATCCGGTGCCCGAGGTCTTCAGGGTTCTTGACCGGCAGCTGGAGGTGATGCGCGCCGGGGCCGGTCCAGACATGGAAATCATGCTGGACGCCAATTTCAACTTTCGTCCGGAGGGCTATCTTCAGCTGATCCGCGCCGTGCGGCCCCACAATCTGGCATGGCTGGAGCTGGACTGTTACGATCCGGATGCGGTCGCGCGGATGCGGCTGGAGGCGGGGTTCCCCATCGCGACCGGCGAATCCCTTTACGCCCGGCGAAGCTATCGCCCTTTCCTTGAAGCCCGAGCCATGGACGTGGCCGTGGTGGACGTGCTGTGGAACGGCGTGCTGGAGGGGCTGAAGATCGCGGCGCTGGCTGACGCGCACGAGGTCAACGTGGCGCCCCATAACTTCTACGGCCATCTTGCCGATCATATCAGCGCGCATTTTGCCGCCATGATCCCCAATCTGCGCATCATGGAAATGGATATCGACGATGTGCCGTGGAAGGGCGAGTTCGTGACCCATCAGCCCGTCATCACCGAAGGCCATTTGATGGTGCCGCAGCGACCGGGCTGGGGCACCGATGTGGACGAGGCTGCCGTGGCACGGCACCCGGTGACTTGGTGA
- a CDS encoding ABC transporter ATP-binding protein: MRGLGISFAGPDKRISVVRDVTFSVAPGECVGLVGESGCGKTVTGLALMGLLPVHGSRFEGQLLLDGEDLLMLSETQWRKRRGRRLGMIFQEPMSALDPVFTIGEQIGETLRTHFRISRREARDRAIEALEAVGISEPVRRHDAYPHELSGGMRQRAMIAMAISCEPALLIADEPTTALDVTVQAQIMDVLGELSARSGMAMLFISHDLGLVSQTCSRIVTMYAGEVVEIGETDDVLLKPLHPYTSGLLRSLPSFTERKGRLPSIPGRVPRPGDFPETCRFQDRCAHFREGCLTRQHLLRIGEQRFARCHCSEKLDLPGVLS; the protein is encoded by the coding sequence GTGCGCGGATTGGGCATTTCCTTTGCCGGGCCTGACAAGCGCATTTCGGTGGTCCGCGACGTGACCTTCTCGGTCGCGCCCGGGGAATGCGTGGGGCTTGTCGGCGAAAGCGGCTGCGGCAAGACCGTGACCGGGCTTGCCCTCATGGGGCTGCTGCCGGTGCATGGCAGCCGCTTCGAAGGCCAGCTTCTGCTGGACGGCGAAGATCTTCTGATGCTGAGCGAGACCCAGTGGCGCAAGCGGCGCGGGCGTCGGCTTGGCATGATCTTTCAGGAACCGATGAGCGCGCTGGACCCGGTCTTTACCATCGGCGAACAAATCGGCGAGACGCTGCGGACGCATTTCCGGATCAGCCGCCGCGAAGCGCGCGACCGCGCCATCGAGGCGCTGGAGGCGGTGGGGATTTCAGAGCCGGTCCGTCGCCATGATGCCTATCCGCACGAGCTGTCGGGCGGGATGCGGCAGCGAGCGATGATCGCGATGGCGATCAGCTGCGAGCCCGCCCTGCTGATCGCGGACGAGCCGACCACCGCGCTCGACGTGACGGTGCAGGCGCAGATCATGGATGTGCTGGGCGAGTTAAGCGCGCGGTCCGGCATGGCGATGCTGTTCATCAGCCACGATCTGGGGCTTGTGTCGCAGACCTGTAGCCGCATCGTCACGATGTATGCGGGCGAGGTGGTTGAGATAGGCGAAACCGATGACGTCCTGCTGAAGCCCCTGCACCCCTATACTTCGGGTCTGCTCCGGTCGCTGCCCTCTTTCACGGAGCGCAAGGGGCGGTTGCCCTCGATCCCAGGGCGGGTGCCGCGTCCGGGCGATTTTCCCGAAACCTGCCGGTTTCAGGACCGGTGCGCCCATTTCCGCGAAGGCTGCCTGACCCGTCAGCATCTGCTGCGGATTGGAGAGCAGCGTTTTGCCCGCTGTCACTGCAGTGAAAAACTGGATTTGCCTGGGGTTCTGTCGTGA
- a CDS encoding ABC transporter ATP-binding protein, with protein MSTRNVSVRFPVGRGRVLTAVDDVSIEIHRGETFGLIGESGSGKSTIGRAIVCLERPSEGTILHDGRDPHALRASELRRHRRQYQIIFQDPNAALDPRMTILKSIREPLDVAGENSRADRDQRARDLMNRVGLGEGFADLYPHQLSGGQKQRACIARALTVRPSLIVCDEAVAALDVSIQADILNLLAELQQEFGLTYLFITHNIGVVEHISDTIAVMYLGQIIEIAPADRLAEHFLHPYTQALLSAEPVALPSGVRPDHRIVLEGELPSPMDPPTGCRFRTRCRFATGICAAEAPKLRELAPDHQTACHHAETFRLDPNLKEASR; from the coding sequence GTGTCCACGCGCAACGTGTCGGTGCGCTTTCCCGTCGGACGCGGCAGGGTGCTGACCGCCGTCGACGACGTGTCGATCGAGATCCACCGAGGCGAGACGTTCGGGCTGATCGGCGAATCCGGTTCGGGCAAGTCGACCATTGGCCGCGCCATCGTCTGTCTGGAGCGTCCGTCCGAGGGCACCATCCTGCATGATGGCCGCGATCCCCACGCGCTGCGCGCCTCTGAGCTGCGGCGGCATCGCAGGCAGTATCAGATCATCTTTCAAGATCCGAATGCCGCGCTTGATCCGCGCATGACGATCCTGAAATCGATCCGGGAACCGCTGGATGTGGCGGGCGAGAACAGCCGCGCGGACCGCGACCAGCGGGCGCGCGATCTGATGAACCGGGTCGGGCTGGGCGAAGGTTTTGCCGATCTCTACCCGCACCAGCTGTCGGGGGGGCAGAAACAGCGGGCCTGCATCGCGCGCGCCCTGACGGTGCGCCCCTCGCTCATCGTCTGTGATGAGGCGGTGGCGGCGCTCGACGTGTCCATTCAGGCCGATATCCTGAACCTGCTGGCCGAACTTCAGCAGGAATTTGGCCTGACCTACCTGTTCATCACCCATAATATCGGCGTGGTAGAGCATATCAGCGACACGATTGCGGTGATGTATTTGGGGCAGATCATTGAGATCGCGCCTGCGGACCGGCTGGCGGAGCATTTCCTGCATCCCTACACGCAGGCGCTGCTGTCGGCGGAACCGGTCGCGCTGCCCTCCGGCGTGAGGCCTGATCACCGCATCGTTCTGGAGGGAGAGCTTCCCAGCCCGATGGATCCCCCCACCGGCTGCCGGTTTCGCACCCGCTGCCGCTTTGCCACCGGGATCTGTGCCGCCGAGGCGCCAAAGCTCCGCGAACTCGCGCCCGACCACCAAACGGCCTGCCATCATGCCGAAACCTTCCGTCTGGACCCGAACCTGAAGGAGGCGTCGCGATGA
- a CDS encoding ABC transporter permease translates to MNMQFVRFLGWRAVQVLPVLAMATLAIFGLIQLVPGDPAATIAGEYATAENIEAIRRDLGLDRPLWEQYGTWLWNALQGDLSNSLLTGLPVLDEVARRLPPTLFIAVFALLISICIGVPLGILAATRADSALDRFVTSVASLGVAVPNFWLGMIFVSIFALGFGWFPTTGARPISEDFWGAVHHAALPAATLATAGIAEIARQLRSSLIEVLQSQYVRTLRAKGLSPARILWKHGLQNAALTLLTVIGLVFNHTLGATVATEAVFAIPGAGSMIVNAAINKDFPVLQGAVFVLVLIVISMNLIIDLLYTVLDPRVKKD, encoded by the coding sequence ATGAACATGCAGTTTGTCCGTTTTCTGGGCTGGCGCGCCGTGCAGGTGTTGCCCGTTCTCGCCATGGCGACGCTAGCCATCTTTGGCCTGATCCAGCTGGTGCCCGGGGATCCGGCGGCAACCATCGCCGGGGAATATGCGACAGCCGAAAATATCGAGGCGATCCGCCGGGATCTGGGGCTCGACCGCCCGCTCTGGGAGCAATACGGCACATGGCTCTGGAACGCCCTGCAGGGCGATCTGTCCAATTCTCTGCTGACCGGCCTACCGGTCCTTGATGAGGTGGCGCGGCGGCTGCCGCCCACGCTCTTCATCGCGGTCTTTGCCCTGCTGATCTCGATCTGCATCGGCGTGCCGCTGGGAATCCTTGCGGCGACACGGGCCGACAGCGCACTGGACCGCTTCGTGACCAGCGTCGCCTCGCTGGGGGTGGCGGTGCCCAATTTTTGGCTGGGAATGATCTTTGTCAGCATCTTCGCGCTGGGGTTCGGCTGGTTCCCGACCACCGGAGCCCGCCCGATCTCCGAGGATTTCTGGGGCGCGGTGCATCACGCCGCGCTGCCCGCCGCGACGCTGGCCACCGCGGGCATCGCTGAGATCGCGCGTCAGCTGCGCAGTTCGCTGATCGAGGTGCTGCAGTCGCAATATGTCCGCACCCTGCGCGCCAAGGGCCTGTCCCCGGCGCGCATCCTGTGGAAACACGGGCTGCAGAATGCCGCGCTGACCCTTCTTACCGTGATCGGGCTGGTCTTCAACCACACGCTTGGCGCGACCGTCGCGACCGAGGCCGTCTTTGCCATTCCGGGGGCGGGATCGATGATCGTGAACGCCGCCATCAACAAGGATTTCCCGGTCCTTCAGGGCGCGGTTTTCGTGCTGGTCCTGATCGTGATCTCCATGAACCTGATCATCGACCTGCTCTACACGGTCCTTGATCCCCGGGTGAAGAAGGACTGA
- a CDS encoding ABC transporter permease, whose product MASTPDITPQGATASCLSWLRRDLRAALCLGYLLALVIASVAAPLIAQHSPIEQSMDMLAPPSGAHLLGTDDLGRDVFARMVYGAPMSLYASMVAVGVGLALGLPTGMLAGYLGGRVDTVISRIIDTLMAFPGIILAVAVTGALGIGLTNAMIAVGIVFAPNIARLIRIQTIVVKNELYVDAARSFGMPVRGIILRHIVPNAIQPIIVQVTVMLAGALLAEASLSFLGLGVQPPWPSWGQMLARGYTYMEIAPEQMYAPGIAILLTALAYNGLGESLRTRLDPTSRSRR is encoded by the coding sequence ATGGCCTCCACACCCGATATCACTCCGCAAGGCGCCACTGCTTCCTGCCTGTCGTGGCTGCGCCGCGATCTGCGGGCCGCGCTGTGCCTCGGCTATCTGCTGGCGCTGGTCATCGCATCGGTCGCAGCCCCGCTCATCGCCCAGCATTCTCCGATCGAGCAGTCCATGGACATGCTCGCGCCGCCCTCGGGCGCGCACTTGCTTGGAACCGACGATCTGGGGCGCGATGTCTTCGCCCGCATGGTCTATGGCGCCCCGATGAGCCTTTACGCCAGCATGGTCGCCGTGGGCGTGGGGCTGGCGCTGGGACTGCCGACCGGCATGCTGGCTGGCTATCTGGGGGGCCGGGTCGATACGGTCATCAGCCGGATCATCGACACGCTGATGGCCTTTCCTGGGATCATTCTGGCCGTCGCCGTCACCGGGGCGCTTGGTATCGGGCTGACCAACGCGATGATCGCGGTGGGCATCGTCTTTGCCCCGAACATCGCCCGCCTGATCCGCATCCAGACCATCGTGGTCAAGAACGAGCTTTACGTCGATGCGGCGCGCAGCTTCGGGATGCCGGTGCGCGGCATTATCCTACGCCATATCGTGCCAAATGCCATCCAGCCGATCATTGTTCAGGTGACGGTGATGCTGGCGGGGGCGCTGCTGGCCGAGGCAAGCCTAAGTTTTCTGGGGCTTGGGGTGCAGCCGCCTTGGCCAAGCTGGGGTCAGATGCTGGCCCGCGGCTACACCTACATGGAGATCGCGCCCGAACAGATGTACGCGCCGGGCATCGCGATCCTGCTCACCGCCCTAGCCTATAACGGCCTTGGCGAATCCCTGCGCACGCGGCTCGACCCGACCAGCCGCAGCCGGCGCTGA
- a CDS encoding NAD(P)-dependent oxidoreductase, with protein MKIGFIGLGVMGAHMARHLVAAGHDVTVYNRTAAKAEAWVNDNGGRSAATPGSLAEGQDIVMACVGNDADLLDVTTGPHGAFGAMASGTVFVDHTTASADVARRLQAEAAERGIGFVDAPVSGGEAGARDGVLTVMCGGDQADYDRADPAIAAFARACRLMGPSGAGQLTKMANQICIAGLVQALSEGIHFSQSAGLDVDAMLDVVSKGAAGSWQMQNRGATMNRGEFDFGFAVRLMRKDLGICLSEARRNGATLPITAIVDQFYSDVEAAGGGHLDTSSLLTRLTQSRG; from the coding sequence ATGAAGATCGGATTTATCGGCTTGGGAGTCATGGGCGCGCATATGGCCCGGCATCTTGTCGCAGCCGGGCATGACGTGACCGTTTACAACAGAACCGCCGCCAAGGCGGAGGCTTGGGTGAACGACAATGGCGGGCGGTCTGCCGCCACGCCCGGATCCCTTGCCGAAGGGCAGGACATTGTCATGGCCTGCGTGGGCAACGATGCCGACCTGCTGGACGTGACCACCGGCCCGCACGGCGCCTTTGGCGCCATGGCCTCCGGCACCGTCTTTGTCGATCACACCACCGCCTCGGCGGATGTGGCGCGCCGTCTGCAGGCCGAGGCTGCGGAACGCGGCATCGGCTTTGTCGATGCGCCGGTCTCCGGGGGCGAGGCCGGGGCGCGGGACGGGGTGCTGACGGTGATGTGTGGCGGCGATCAGGCCGATTATGACCGAGCGGATCCGGCTATTGCCGCCTTTGCACGGGCCTGTCGGCTGATGGGTCCATCCGGCGCGGGGCAGCTGACGAAGATGGCCAACCAGATCTGCATTGCCGGGCTGGTGCAGGCGCTGTCAGAGGGCATCCATTTCTCGCAATCTGCCGGGCTCGATGTCGACGCGATGCTCGACGTGGTGTCCAAGGGCGCCGCAGGCTCGTGGCAGATGCAGAACCGTGGCGCCACGATGAACCGCGGGGAATTCGACTTCGGCTTTGCGGTGCGGTTGATGCGCAAGGATCTGGGCATTTGCCTGTCGGAGGCCCGCCGCAACGGCGCCACCTTGCCGATCACGGCCATTGTCGACCAGTTCTATTCCGACGTAGAAGCGGCGGGGGGGGGGCATCTGGACACCTCCAGCCTGCTGACCCGCCTGACGCAGAGCAGAGGCTGA